A region from the Methanomassiliicoccales archaeon genome encodes:
- a CDS encoding ABC transporter permease, which produces MRLKHVLVDLKGQSKAFFRIKSNLFWTLAFPLFLILVFGAIFSNMGSSTITLYVQDLDHGPGSVQFLDALNHTEAFELRFIDENVDLEQYIKDNSLTFVMVLPSDFSDAFVPNATATATVDLRLDETVSSASIVRNIVSAVINNFNLEMSGGREYVTLGVSSIVQKRFSFLDFFVPGVIALTVMTTCIFGMQGTISRFRAAGIFRKLATTPMTPFEWLISRMIWFLFISFITLSVVMVFGILVFGMSMTLNPAAILLIISGSAMFSALGMIIARFVKNEETASAATNAITFPMMFLSGTFFQLELMPDYLQTIASALPLTYFGQGLRDAMVYDNMEGAYLNLLVVAVIAVIFVVVAVLVTKWEED; this is translated from the coding sequence ATGAGGCTGAAGCACGTCCTGGTGGACCTCAAGGGCCAATCGAAAGCCTTCTTCCGGATCAAGAGCAACCTGTTCTGGACCCTGGCCTTCCCTCTGTTCCTGATATTGGTCTTCGGTGCGATCTTCTCCAACATGGGCTCGAGCACCATCACCCTGTACGTTCAGGACCTCGATCACGGGCCAGGCTCCGTACAGTTCCTGGACGCGCTCAACCATACAGAGGCGTTCGAACTGCGGTTCATCGATGAGAACGTGGACCTGGAGCAGTACATCAAGGACAACTCGCTGACGTTCGTCATGGTACTGCCCTCCGACTTCTCGGACGCTTTCGTGCCCAATGCCACCGCCACGGCCACCGTCGACCTGCGCCTGGACGAGACCGTTTCCTCCGCTTCGATCGTGCGCAACATCGTCTCCGCGGTCATCAACAACTTCAACCTGGAGATGTCCGGGGGACGGGAGTACGTCACATTGGGAGTGAGCAGCATCGTACAGAAGCGGTTCTCCTTCCTGGACTTCTTCGTGCCGGGGGTCATCGCCCTTACGGTCATGACCACCTGCATATTCGGCATGCAGGGCACCATATCCCGTTTCCGCGCCGCCGGTATATTCCGCAAGCTGGCGACGACACCGATGACCCCGTTCGAGTGGTTGATCTCCCGAATGATATGGTTCCTGTTCATCTCGTTCATCACTCTCTCAGTGGTCATGGTGTTCGGAATTCTGGTCTTCGGAATGAGCATGACGTTGAACCCCGCTGCCATACTGTTGATAATCTCCGGCAGTGCCATGTTCTCTGCGTTGGGCATGATAATCGCCCGCTTCGTCAAGAACGAGGAGACGGCCAGCGCCGCGACCAACGCTATCACCTTCCCCATGATGTTCCTGTCAGGCACCTTCTTCCAACTGGAGCTCATGCCGGATTATCTGCAGACCATCGCATCGGCGCTGCCGTTGACGTACTTCGGTCAGGGGTTGAGGGACGCCATGGTCTACGATAATATGGAGGGGGCGTATCTGAACTTGCTCGTGGTGGCCGTGATCGCCGTGATATTCGTTGTAGTGGCCGTACTGGTCACAAAGTGGGAGGAGGACTGA
- a CDS encoding HesA/MoeB/ThiF family protein, which produces MALSMERMKDRYSRQLSVEGFGQKAQDKLADATVAVVGVGGLGSPACQYLAAAGVGKLIIVDDQRVEGSNLNRQILHWEEDALLPRYKVESARNKLKDLNSEVLVEALPMKLMEDNLYILEDADLTLDCLDNSKGRYLLNRHCLATRTPLVHGAVEGMAGHVVTFVPGGPCLRCAFPHLTSHRGSVPVLGAVAGVIGAMQAMEAIKLITGVGDAPDGRGLFFDLQRNEVNEVVFVKDLACLDCGSL; this is translated from the coding sequence GTGGCATTAAGTATGGAGCGCATGAAGGACCGGTATTCACGTCAGCTCTCTGTTGAGGGCTTCGGACAGAAGGCCCAGGATAAATTGGCCGATGCCACCGTAGCCGTGGTAGGCGTCGGAGGCCTCGGCTCTCCGGCATGCCAATACCTCGCCGCGGCCGGGGTGGGCAAGCTGATAATCGTGGACGATCAGAGAGTGGAGGGATCAAACCTCAACCGGCAGATCCTTCACTGGGAAGAGGACGCCCTTCTACCACGCTACAAAGTGGAATCGGCAAGGAACAAGTTGAAGGACCTCAACTCAGAGGTGCTGGTCGAAGCGTTGCCCATGAAGCTCATGGAGGACAACCTGTACATATTGGAGGACGCCGACCTCACCCTGGACTGCCTGGACAATTCTAAGGGAAGGTACCTGCTGAACCGGCACTGCCTGGCGACCAGGACCCCTCTGGTCCATGGAGCCGTGGAGGGGATGGCTGGCCACGTCGTTACCTTCGTCCCCGGAGGGCCTTGCCTGAGATGCGCCTTCCCCCATCTGACCTCGCACCGGGGGTCGGTCCCGGTGCTGGGCGCGGTCGCCGGCGTTATAGGCGCCATGCAGGCCATGGAAGCCATCAAACTGATCACGGGAGTTGGTGACGCCCCTGACGGCCGAGGTCTGTTCTTTGACCTTCAGAGGAACGAGGTGAACGAGGTCGTCTTCGTGAAGGACCTGGCCTGCCTCGACTGCGGCTCACTTTGA
- a CDS encoding ABC transporter ATP-binding protein, with protein sequence MAETVIEVKGLVKSYGELKAVNGIDLEVKAGEVYSILGPNGAGKTTSVEIMECLRVKTSGDVRILGHDIDKEQKEIRKRIGVLPQSFNAFDYLTVKENIDYFGGLFDRRLGVDELIESVQLQDKRNVWFMNLSGGLKQRVGVAISMVNDPELIFLDEPTTGLDPKARREVWDVIRKLKLRNKTVILTTHYMEEAEILSDRVAIMDQGGFIAMGTPRQIIDKYGSGSTCLVKSANDAARTLVASAGMSSEFKNGDLWVKLEDKGSLAKLVNLLSGSEVTYEEMLIKGSSLEDVFLKLTGKKLVEVSS encoded by the coding sequence GTGGCAGAAACGGTGATCGAAGTAAAGGGCCTGGTCAAGTCATACGGAGAGCTGAAGGCGGTCAACGGGATCGATCTGGAGGTCAAGGCCGGAGAGGTGTATTCGATCCTAGGTCCCAACGGTGCCGGGAAGACGACATCGGTGGAAATAATGGAATGCCTGAGGGTCAAGACCTCGGGCGATGTTCGTATCCTCGGTCATGATATCGACAAGGAACAGAAGGAGATACGCAAGCGAATAGGTGTCCTCCCTCAATCGTTCAACGCCTTCGACTATCTCACCGTCAAGGAGAACATCGATTATTTCGGCGGTCTGTTCGACCGTCGTCTGGGCGTCGATGAGCTCATCGAATCGGTCCAGCTGCAGGACAAGCGAAACGTGTGGTTCATGAACCTGTCAGGGGGGTTGAAGCAGAGGGTGGGGGTGGCCATATCCATGGTCAACGACCCGGAGCTCATTTTCCTGGACGAACCGACCACCGGGCTGGACCCCAAGGCCCGCAGGGAGGTCTGGGATGTCATCCGCAAGCTCAAGTTGCGCAACAAGACGGTCATTCTCACCACCCACTACATGGAGGAGGCCGAGATACTGTCCGACCGTGTGGCCATCATGGACCAGGGGGGCTTCATCGCCATGGGGACCCCTAGGCAGATCATCGATAAGTATGGTTCAGGCAGCACTTGCTTGGTGAAGTCAGCGAACGATGCCGCCCGGACGCTGGTGGCATCGGCAGGCATGTCCTCGGAGTTCAAGAACGGCGACCTGTGGGTCAAGCTGGAGGACAAAGGCAGTTTGGCAAAATTGGTCAATCTGCTCTCCGGGAGCGAGGTTACCTATGAGGAGATGCTCATCAAGGGCAGTTCACTGGAGGATGTGTTCCTCAAGCTCACCGGCAAGAAACTGGTGGAGGTGTCCTCATGA
- a CDS encoding GNAT family N-acetyltransferase, protein MDPALEKEYREKLLTAEEAVLKIGPGRTVFLGTACGEPQALVKALLAKSYAMIDSEIIQALSLGLTFYAEEKYMDQFRLNAFFIGPNMRNAVNEGRADYTPVNLSDIEQLFTSGLKPVDVALIQVSPPDQEGYCNLGVSVDITMAAAMHADVVIAEVNPNMPRLGGDSRLHIKEIDHLVENDQPLLEFAMEDEPSRVSPRIGKNVAELVHDGDTIQVGYGHIPDAILKYLGEKKDLGVHTEMFSDGIIELVEKGVINGKRKVFHPGKVVASFCMGTKRLYDFIDGNEMFEMYPSSYANDPCKISRNNDMIAINSALEVDLTGQVCTDQIGHYFYSGIGGQADFMRGASRSKGGKAIIALPSTAQHHTISRIVPTLTAGGGVTTTRGDVQFIVTEYGVADLRGKNIMERALALIGISHPRFRAELLMHAKSLHYVYQDQTDAGYVGVYPEQYEVIKLVAGQEMYFRPAKPTDEPMLKEMFYSLSKDTVYNRFMGLKRSMPHRELQRIVNIDYDTRMTMGGFVNEEGVWSMAAFAMYDMDKKSNTAEISFAVLDRWQNKRIGTLLMEMMIGIARDRKIKALTAELLAENMRMLDLFYRTGLKVETRLVEDTYLVTIDLWSK, encoded by the coding sequence ATGGACCCGGCCTTGGAAAAGGAATATCGCGAAAAATTACTGACCGCTGAGGAGGCAGTGCTCAAGATCGGTCCTGGAAGGACGGTCTTCCTGGGTACTGCCTGCGGAGAGCCGCAAGCATTAGTCAAAGCGCTCCTGGCCAAGTCATATGCCATGATCGACAGCGAGATCATTCAGGCATTATCGCTAGGACTGACGTTCTACGCCGAGGAGAAGTACATGGACCAGTTCCGCCTGAACGCCTTCTTCATCGGACCCAACATGCGCAACGCTGTCAACGAAGGAAGGGCCGATTATACACCGGTTAACCTTTCGGACATCGAACAGCTCTTTACCAGCGGCCTCAAGCCGGTGGACGTGGCGCTCATCCAGGTCTCGCCGCCGGACCAGGAAGGGTATTGCAATCTGGGCGTATCCGTGGACATCACCATGGCCGCGGCCATGCACGCTGATGTGGTCATAGCGGAGGTCAACCCGAACATGCCCCGTCTGGGCGGGGACAGCCGTTTGCATATAAAGGAGATCGATCACCTGGTGGAGAACGACCAGCCACTGCTGGAGTTCGCCATGGAGGACGAACCGTCGCGTGTCTCCCCTCGCATAGGTAAGAACGTGGCCGAGCTTGTTCACGATGGGGATACCATTCAGGTCGGTTACGGACATATTCCCGACGCCATACTCAAGTACTTGGGGGAAAAGAAGGACCTGGGAGTGCACACCGAGATGTTCTCCGATGGGATCATCGAACTGGTGGAGAAAGGGGTCATCAACGGGAAGCGCAAGGTCTTCCACCCGGGCAAGGTGGTGGCCTCCTTCTGCATGGGCACCAAGCGTCTCTACGATTTCATCGACGGGAACGAGATGTTCGAGATGTACCCGTCCTCATACGCCAATGATCCCTGTAAGATCTCCCGCAACAACGACATGATAGCCATAAACTCCGCCTTGGAGGTGGACCTCACAGGACAGGTGTGCACCGACCAGATAGGGCATTATTTCTATTCCGGTATCGGGGGGCAGGCGGACTTCATGCGTGGAGCCTCCCGTTCCAAAGGGGGTAAGGCCATCATCGCCCTGCCGTCCACGGCGCAGCACCATACCATATCCCGCATCGTTCCCACGTTGACGGCCGGGGGAGGAGTGACCACCACCCGGGGCGATGTGCAGTTCATCGTCACCGAGTATGGAGTGGCCGATCTGCGGGGAAAGAACATCATGGAACGGGCCTTGGCGCTCATAGGCATATCCCACCCCCGGTTCCGAGCGGAACTGCTCATGCATGCCAAATCGCTGCATTACGTCTACCAGGACCAGACGGACGCCGGATATGTGGGCGTATACCCCGAGCAGTACGAAGTGATCAAATTGGTGGCCGGCCAGGAGATGTACTTCCGACCGGCGAAGCCAACGGACGAACCGATGCTCAAGGAGATGTTCTACTCGTTGTCCAAGGACACGGTCTACAACAGGTTCATGGGCCTGAAGCGCAGCATGCCTCACCGAGAGCTGCAAAGGATCGTCAACATAGACTACGACACACGGATGACCATGGGCGGCTTCGTCAACGAGGAGGGCGTATGGTCCATGGCGGCGTTCGCCATGTACGACATGGACAAGAAGAGCAACACCGCGGAGATATCGTTTGCCGTCCTGGACCGATGGCAGAACAAACGGATCGGCACCCTGCTCATGGAAATGATGATCGGCATCGCCCGCGATCGCAAGATCAAGGCCTTGACCGCGGAACTGTTGGCTGAGAACATGCGCATGCTCGACCTGTTCTACAGGACCGGTCTAAAGGTGGAAACGCGTTTGGTGGAAGACACCTACCTGGTGACCATCGACCTATGGTCAAAGTGA